The genomic stretch CGTGAAAACCTTCTTCTTCTGAGGTTTAGGCGTGGGGATTTGGGGCTGTAGGGTTAGAGAAGAGGGGGGCTCTCGTTTCCAATAGATCTCTCACTGCTTTCTTTTGAGGGGGTAGCCGGGGCCTCGGCCTCGGCGGGTTTTAAAGCCCCCACCTTCACAAACCAATCggaaacacaaacacaaacaccaaAACCAACAATTCTttcaatataacaaaaaaattctttttttcctttttcttttattttgttctctGTTGTAATTAGATTTTGAGAGATGCCGGCCATGGCGTGTTGCGTGGATGCTACTGCAGCCAATTTTCCTCCGGGCCACGCTGCTTTCGCCGTGTCGGACGCCTCTTTTGGGGGGCCGACGGTGCCGCTCTCCGGCGCAACCAACGTGGAGGGGTCCCATTGGTCGACTTCCCTCTCGGCGGCGCTGTACAGAATCGATCGGTGGGGAGCGCCGTACTTCGCCGTCAACGCGTCCGGCAACATTTCGGTGCGGCCGTACGGAACGGCCACGATGGCGCACCAGGAGATCGATCTGATGAAGATCGTGAAGAAGGTGTCGGACCCGAAGCACTCGGGCGGGCTCGGGTTGCAGCTGCCGCTGATCGTTCGCCTGCCGGACGTACTCAAGAACCGGCTCGAGTCGCTCCAGTCGGCGTTCGAATTTGCGGTGGGGGCCCAGGGGTACAAGGCCCACTATCAGGGGGTGTACCCCGTAAAGTGCAACCAGGACCGGTTCGTGGTGGAGGACATAGTGAGATTCGGGTCGCCGTTTCGGTTCGGGTTGGAGGCTGGGTCGAAGCCCGAGCTCCTCTTGGCGATGAGCTGTTTGTGCAAAGGCAACCCGGAGTCCCTTCTGGTATGCAATGGGTTCAAGGACGCGGAGTACATTTCGCTCGCTCTGGTGGCAAGAAAGCTTGCTTTGAATACTGTAATTGTGCTTGAGCAAGAGGAGGAGCTTGATTTGGTTATCGATTTGAGCAGGAAGCTCTGTGTGCGACCCGTGATTGGTATGAGGGCGAAGCTGAGGACGAAGCATTCGGGGCATTTTGGGTCAACTTCGGGCGAGAAAGGGAAATTTGGGTTGACAACGACTCAGATTTTGCGCGTGGTGAAGAAGCTCGACCAGGTGGACATGCTTGATTGCCTGCAATTGCTGCATTTTCATATTGGATCTCAGATCCCTTCGACGGCTTTACTGGCCGATGGGGTCGGCGAAGCCGCACAGATCTATTGCGAATTAGTGCGCCTTGGCGCTGACATGCAGGTCATCGACATCGGAGGCGGCCTGGGTATCGATTACGACGGATCCAAATCCACCGAGTCCGATATCTCGGTCGGTTATAGTCTCGAAGAGTATGCCTCATCTGTGGTTCAAGCAATTCAATCTGTCTGCGACCGCAGGTCTGTCAAGCACCCGGTGATTTGCAGTGAAAGCGGCCGAGCTATTGTCTCCCACCACTCTGTTCTGATA from Corylus avellana chromosome ca1, CavTom2PMs-1.0 encodes the following:
- the LOC132179601 gene encoding arginine decarboxylase-like; this translates as MPAMACCVDATAANFPPGHAAFAVSDASFGGPTVPLSGATNVEGSHWSTSLSAALYRIDRWGAPYFAVNASGNISVRPYGTATMAHQEIDLMKIVKKVSDPKHSGGLGLQLPLIVRLPDVLKNRLESLQSAFEFAVGAQGYKAHYQGVYPVKCNQDRFVVEDIVRFGSPFRFGLEAGSKPELLLAMSCLCKGNPESLLVCNGFKDAEYISLALVARKLALNTVIVLEQEEELDLVIDLSRKLCVRPVIGMRAKLRTKHSGHFGSTSGEKGKFGLTTTQILRVVKKLDQVDMLDCLQLLHFHIGSQIPSTALLADGVGEAAQIYCELVRLGADMQVIDIGGGLGIDYDGSKSTESDISVGYSLEEYASSVVQAIQSVCDRRSVKHPVICSESGRAIVSHHSVLIFEAVSAGTYESPALSQFDFQYFVDGLPDEARADYGNLSAAALKGEYETCLLYADQLKQRCVDQFKEGSLGMEHLAAVDGLCDMVSKAIGTADPVRTYHVNLSVFTSIPDFWGIGQLFPIVPIHRHDQKPSMRGILSDLTCDSDGKIDKFIGGEASLPLHELEGNGRYYMGMFLGGAYEEALGGLHNLFGGPSVVRVSQSDGPHSFAVTRAVPGPSCGDVLRVMQHEPELMFETLKHRAEERDGGRSSMASNAALASSLARSFHNMPYLASAAASSCSLTAINGNNGFYYCNEDDYNASADSAAAEDEQWSYCCA